A genome region from Dickeya chrysanthemi NCPPB 402 includes the following:
- the rhtB gene encoding homoserine/homoserine lactone efflux protein yields the protein MTQDWWLTYLVTTLILSLSPGSGAINTMSTSISHGYRGAVASIAGLQLGLAIHIVLVGIGLGALLSQSVLAFDMLKWFGAAYLIWLGIQQWRSAGSLDLQTLANSMPRRRLFKRAILVNLTNPKSIVFLAALFPQFIIPHQPQAMQYLVLGVTTVVVDIIVMIGYATLARRIALWLKGPRQLKQLNRTFGSLFMLVGALLATARKA from the coding sequence ACCTTGTCACCACATTAATTTTGAGCCTGTCGCCCGGCTCCGGCGCCATCAACACCATGAGCACCAGCATCAGCCACGGTTACCGCGGCGCGGTAGCCTCCATCGCCGGGCTGCAACTGGGTTTGGCTATCCACATCGTGCTGGTGGGTATCGGCCTGGGGGCGTTGTTATCTCAGTCGGTGCTGGCGTTTGACATGCTGAAATGGTTCGGCGCCGCTTACCTGATCTGGTTGGGTATTCAACAATGGCGCAGCGCCGGCTCGCTGGACTTGCAGACGCTGGCCAACAGTATGCCGCGCCGCCGTCTGTTCAAACGGGCGATTCTGGTTAACCTGACCAACCCGAAAAGCATCGTGTTTCTGGCGGCGCTGTTTCCGCAGTTTATTATCCCGCATCAGCCCCAGGCGATGCAGTATCTGGTGCTGGGCGTCACTACCGTGGTGGTCGACATCATCGTGATGATCGGCTATGCCACGCTGGCGCGGCGCATCGCGCTGTGGCTGAAAGGCCCACGTCAGCTCAAACAACTGAATCGGACCTTCGGGTCGCTGTTCATGCTGGTCGGCGCACTGCTGGCGACGGCACGCAAAGCCTGA